One stretch of Archangium lipolyticum DNA includes these proteins:
- a CDS encoding (2Fe-2S) ferredoxin domain-containing protein — protein sequence MPPFKRHVFVCTNQRPEGHPKGCCASKGAEEVRARFKEELEKRGLKGQMRANAAGCLDTCSFGVSVVVYPEGTWYGAVKPEDVPAIVDEHLVGGRPVERLLMPFSRKKAE from the coding sequence ATGCCTCCGTTCAAGCGTCATGTATTCGTCTGCACGAACCAGCGCCCCGAGGGGCACCCCAAGGGGTGCTGCGCGTCGAAGGGTGCCGAGGAAGTCCGCGCCCGCTTCAAGGAAGAGCTGGAGAAGCGCGGCCTGAAGGGCCAGATGCGAGCCAACGCGGCCGGGTGCCTCGATACCTGCTCGTTCGGTGTCTCCGTGGTGGTCTACCCCGAGGGCACCTGGTACGGCGCGGTGAAGCCCGAGGACGTGCCCGCCATCGTCGACGAGCACCTCGTGGGCGGACGCCCCGTGGAGCGGCTGCTGATGCCGTTCTCGCGCAAGAAGGCCGAGTAG
- a CDS encoding thiamine pyrophosphate-binding protein, whose protein sequence is MGMVTGGQLVGRMLKKEGVRHIFTLSGLHVAPIYAGCVEEGIQVIDTRHEQAAAHAADAYARVTRGVGVAVVTAGPGVTDALTGVANAHAASSPMILLGGAAPIFNQSRGSLQEMEQVDLFHRISKWSDRIPTPDLVPAYLAKAFRVALSGRPGPVFLELAWDVLCNGVDEDTVQLPRSYRTDARQAPDPRKVDEAMALLKSAERPAIIAGSSVYWDGAWDALRRFAETARIPVYLNGAGRGCLPANHPLFFQHTRKDALSGADLVFVIGTPFDFRLNYGAEPTFSAASKIVQVDIDPTEVGRNRVVDVGIIADSHSALTAFADAAPRGARDTFIAQLREREQKKLRDLEEWTRNDSVPIHHYRLARELSDVANGPGQDPVFIADGGNWVAMAAKVIELNRPGRWLDPGPLGCLGVGAPFALASKVLHPERTHWIIQGDGSFGLNGMDFETALRFKLPMVCVVGNDAAWGQIRIPQVQMFGEDKSPGTSLAPTRYDKVVEAFGGHGELVTEPSQIRPALERALASGTVACVNVMLDPEAPVKAGAMGYAV, encoded by the coding sequence ATGGGCATGGTCACCGGTGGGCAGCTCGTCGGACGGATGCTGAAGAAGGAGGGCGTCCGGCACATCTTCACCCTCTCGGGCCTGCACGTGGCCCCCATCTACGCGGGGTGCGTGGAGGAGGGCATCCAGGTCATCGACACCCGCCACGAGCAGGCGGCCGCCCACGCGGCGGATGCCTACGCCCGGGTGACGCGCGGGGTGGGCGTGGCGGTGGTGACCGCGGGCCCCGGCGTGACGGACGCGCTCACCGGCGTGGCCAACGCCCATGCGGCCAGCTCTCCGATGATCCTCCTGGGCGGCGCGGCCCCCATCTTCAACCAGAGCCGCGGCTCCCTGCAGGAGATGGAGCAGGTGGACCTGTTCCACCGCATCTCCAAGTGGTCGGACCGCATCCCCACGCCGGACCTGGTGCCGGCGTACCTGGCCAAGGCCTTCCGCGTGGCGCTCTCCGGGCGGCCGGGGCCGGTGTTCCTGGAGCTGGCCTGGGACGTGCTCTGCAACGGCGTGGACGAGGACACCGTGCAACTGCCCCGGAGCTACCGCACGGACGCGCGGCAGGCGCCGGATCCGCGCAAGGTGGACGAGGCCATGGCGCTGCTGAAGTCCGCCGAGCGCCCGGCCATCATCGCGGGCTCGTCGGTGTACTGGGACGGGGCGTGGGACGCGCTGCGGCGCTTCGCGGAGACGGCGCGCATTCCCGTGTACCTCAACGGCGCGGGGCGCGGCTGTCTGCCGGCGAACCACCCGCTCTTCTTCCAGCACACGCGCAAGGACGCGCTGAGCGGGGCGGATCTGGTGTTCGTCATCGGCACGCCCTTCGACTTCCGGCTCAACTACGGCGCCGAGCCCACCTTCAGCGCCGCGTCGAAGATCGTCCAGGTGGACATCGATCCCACCGAGGTGGGACGCAATCGCGTGGTGGACGTGGGCATCATCGCGGACAGCCACAGCGCGCTCACCGCCTTCGCGGACGCGGCGCCCAGGGGGGCTCGGGACACGTTCATCGCGCAACTGCGTGAGCGCGAGCAGAAGAAGCTGCGCGACCTCGAGGAGTGGACGCGGAACGACAGCGTGCCCATCCACCACTACCGGCTCGCCCGGGAGCTGTCGGACGTGGCCAACGGGCCGGGGCAGGATCCCGTGTTCATCGCCGACGGAGGCAACTGGGTCGCCATGGCGGCCAAGGTGATCGAGCTGAACCGGCCGGGCCGGTGGTTGGATCCGGGCCCGCTCGGATGCCTCGGGGTGGGCGCGCCGTTCGCGCTCGCCTCGAAGGTGCTGCACCCGGAGCGCACGCACTGGATCATCCAGGGCGATGGTTCGTTCGGCCTCAACGGCATGGACTTCGAGACGGCGCTGCGCTTCAAGCTCCCCATGGTGTGTGTGGTGGGCAACGACGCCGCCTGGGGGCAGATCCGCATTCCCCAGGTGCAGATGTTCGGTGAGGACAAGTCCCCGGGCACGAGCCTGGCTCCCACCCGCTACGACAAGGTCGTGGAGGCGTTCGGCGGCCATGGCGAGCTCGTGACGGAACCGTCGCAGATCCGCCCCGCGCTCGAACGGGCCCTGGCCAGCGGCACGGTGGCCTGCGTCAACGTGATGCTCGATCCGGAGGCTCCGGTGAAGGCGGGTGCCATGGGCTACGCCGTCTGA
- a CDS encoding phospholipid scramblase family protein, giving the protein MTQENGRPRRDDELELDWKGRTTPEERTQQPALVEAGAGRGAPGDPRYMGMELRGVLGPLMEGPGLSIRQIKEWAEILVGWETRNRYEAIDTDGRFMLYIGETGEGWGNALLRNLWPFRRVELECMTQGGTRALSLHQPWTFFFTYVEVTAWDGRQLGYIQQRFGLLRRTFDLCTPAGVVMATLEGPLWKPWTFHVKQRGQEVATIRKQWSGLGKEIFSDSDNFGVEFHPGLTDARLRQMVLAATLMVDLCYFEDRSRSGSFWDVLSFFD; this is encoded by the coding sequence ATGACCCAAGAGAACGGTCGACCGCGGCGGGATGACGAGCTGGAGCTGGACTGGAAGGGACGCACCACGCCGGAGGAGCGCACCCAGCAGCCCGCGCTCGTGGAGGCGGGAGCGGGCCGTGGAGCGCCGGGAGATCCCCGTTACATGGGCATGGAGCTGCGCGGCGTCCTCGGCCCGCTGATGGAGGGGCCGGGCCTGAGCATCCGGCAGATCAAGGAGTGGGCGGAGATCCTCGTCGGCTGGGAGACGCGCAACCGCTACGAGGCGATCGATACCGACGGGCGCTTCATGCTGTACATCGGCGAGACGGGCGAGGGCTGGGGCAACGCGCTGCTGCGCAACCTCTGGCCCTTCCGCCGCGTGGAGCTGGAGTGCATGACCCAGGGGGGCACCCGGGCCCTGAGCCTCCATCAGCCCTGGACGTTCTTCTTCACGTACGTGGAGGTGACGGCCTGGGACGGGCGCCAGCTGGGCTACATCCAGCAGCGCTTCGGGCTGCTGCGCCGGACGTTCGACCTCTGCACCCCGGCGGGCGTGGTGATGGCCACGCTGGAGGGTCCGCTGTGGAAGCCCTGGACCTTCCACGTCAAGCAGCGCGGCCAGGAGGTGGCCACCATCCGCAAGCAGTGGAGCGGGCTGGGCAAGGAGATCTTCAGCGACTCCGACAACTTCGGGGTGGAGTTCCACCCCGGCCTCACCGACGCCCGGTTGAGGCAGATGGTGCTCGCCGCCACGCTGATGGTCGACCTCTGCTACTTCGAGGATCGTAGCCGCAGCGGCTCCTTCTGGGACGTGCTGAGCTTCTTCGACTGA
- a CDS encoding vitamin B12-dependent ribonucleotide reductase, with amino-acid sequence MEHERSATAAVLDGKETAAGLKPRGPAGGLTVERFFTTPGVDPADELAWELRTAAISGEDGKSVFEQKNVEVPKSWSMLATNVVASKYFRGTPGTPERETSVRRLVARVVDTLTRWGVEGGYFATATDRDSFHAELTHLLLRQKAAFNSPVWFNVGVEEHPQCSACFINSVGDSMESILGLAKTEGMLFKYGSGTGSNLSTIRSSKELLAGGGTASGPVSFMKGFDAFAGVIKSGGKTRRAAKMVILNADHPDVLDFIRCKSSEEKKAWALIEAGYDPSFNGEAYSSVFFQNSNNSVRVTDEFMRAVVNDSAWTTRAVRDGRPMDTFKARDLFREISEAAHLCGDPGLQFDTTINNWHTCSNTDRINASNPCSEYMFLDDSACNLASLNLMHFRTIDGDFDVTAFKHAVDVVLLAMEIIVGFSKYPSEKITQNSHAFRPLGLGYANLGALLMATGLPYDSDAGRNYAAAITSLMCGEAYAMSARMAGKMGPFAGYKKNEEPFLGVIRKHRKAAYNVQPVGVSEELFEAQKKAWDEALALGTEVGYRNSQVTVLAPTGTIGFMMDCDTTGIEPDIALIKYKKLVGGGMLKIVNQTVPQALEKLGYPQTQAQDIITWLDKHETIEGAPHLKPEHLPVFDCAFKPAKGQRSIHWMGHLKMMGATQPFLSGAISKTVNMPADASVEDIEKAYLEAWKLGLKAVAVYRDGCKRTQPLNTSKDKVKDTKAAVAEPALAAARDANAMRRRLPDERQAITHKFSIGGHEGYLTVGMYEDGTPGELFCVMAKEGSVVSGLMDSFATAVSLALQYGVPLQVLVDKFSHTRFEPSGFTGNPAVPIAKSIVDYIFRWLSLKFLPSEQAEGMEEAVEKQVAAEPAKPVQVASVALPMSTPRKTYLNQADAPPCHTCGEIMVRNGACYKCSNCGTTSGCS; translated from the coding sequence ATGGAGCACGAGCGGAGCGCCACGGCAGCGGTTCTGGATGGCAAGGAGACGGCGGCGGGGCTGAAGCCGAGAGGCCCCGCTGGCGGGCTGACGGTGGAGCGGTTCTTCACCACGCCCGGGGTGGATCCCGCCGATGAGCTGGCGTGGGAGCTGCGCACGGCGGCCATCTCCGGTGAGGACGGAAAGTCCGTCTTCGAGCAGAAGAACGTGGAGGTGCCCAAGTCCTGGTCGATGCTGGCCACCAACGTGGTGGCGTCGAAGTACTTCCGGGGCACGCCGGGCACCCCGGAGCGCGAGACGAGCGTGCGCCGGCTGGTGGCGCGCGTGGTGGACACGCTGACGCGCTGGGGTGTGGAGGGCGGCTACTTCGCCACGGCGACGGATCGTGACTCGTTCCACGCCGAGCTCACCCACCTGCTGCTGCGCCAGAAGGCGGCCTTCAACTCGCCCGTCTGGTTCAACGTGGGCGTGGAGGAGCACCCGCAGTGCTCGGCGTGCTTCATCAACTCGGTGGGGGACTCCATGGAGTCCATCCTCGGGCTGGCGAAGACGGAGGGCATGCTCTTCAAGTACGGCTCGGGCACGGGCAGCAACCTGTCCACCATCCGCTCGAGCAAGGAGCTGCTGGCCGGTGGAGGCACCGCGTCGGGCCCCGTGTCCTTCATGAAGGGCTTCGACGCGTTCGCCGGCGTCATCAAGAGCGGCGGCAAGACGCGGCGCGCCGCGAAGATGGTCATCCTCAACGCGGACCACCCGGACGTGCTGGACTTCATCCGCTGCAAGTCCAGCGAGGAGAAGAAGGCCTGGGCGCTCATCGAGGCCGGGTATGACCCGAGCTTCAACGGCGAGGCCTACTCGTCGGTGTTCTTCCAGAACTCGAACAACTCGGTGCGCGTCACCGACGAGTTCATGCGCGCGGTGGTGAACGACAGCGCGTGGACGACGCGCGCGGTGCGCGACGGGCGTCCCATGGACACCTTCAAGGCGCGCGACCTGTTCCGGGAGATCTCCGAGGCGGCGCACCTGTGTGGTGATCCGGGCCTGCAGTTCGATACGACCATCAACAACTGGCACACCTGCTCGAACACGGACCGGATCAACGCGTCCAACCCGTGCTCGGAGTACATGTTCCTCGACGACTCGGCCTGCAACCTGGCGTCGCTGAACCTGATGCACTTCCGCACCATCGACGGGGACTTCGACGTCACGGCGTTCAAGCACGCGGTGGACGTGGTGCTGCTGGCGATGGAGATCATCGTCGGCTTCTCCAAGTACCCCTCTGAGAAGATCACCCAGAACAGCCACGCGTTCCGGCCGCTGGGCCTGGGCTACGCCAACCTGGGCGCGCTGCTGATGGCCACGGGCCTGCCGTACGACTCGGACGCGGGCCGCAACTACGCGGCGGCCATCACCTCGCTGATGTGCGGCGAGGCGTACGCGATGAGCGCGCGCATGGCCGGGAAGATGGGGCCGTTCGCGGGCTACAAGAAGAACGAGGAGCCGTTCCTCGGCGTCATCCGCAAGCACCGCAAGGCGGCCTACAACGTGCAGCCGGTGGGTGTGAGCGAGGAGCTGTTCGAGGCCCAGAAGAAGGCCTGGGACGAGGCGCTCGCGCTGGGGACCGAGGTGGGCTACCGCAACAGCCAGGTGACGGTGCTGGCGCCCACGGGGACCATCGGCTTCATGATGGACTGCGACACGACGGGCATCGAGCCGGACATCGCGCTCATCAAGTACAAGAAGCTGGTGGGCGGCGGCATGCTGAAGATCGTCAACCAGACGGTGCCGCAAGCGCTGGAGAAGCTGGGCTACCCGCAGACGCAGGCGCAGGACATCATCACGTGGCTGGACAAGCACGAGACGATCGAAGGCGCCCCGCACCTCAAGCCGGAGCACCTGCCGGTGTTCGACTGCGCCTTCAAGCCGGCGAAGGGCCAGCGCAGCATCCACTGGATGGGCCACCTGAAGATGATGGGAGCGACGCAGCCGTTCCTGTCGGGCGCCATCAGCAAGACGGTGAACATGCCGGCGGACGCCTCGGTGGAGGACATCGAGAAGGCGTACCTGGAGGCGTGGAAGCTGGGGCTGAAGGCGGTGGCGGTGTACCGCGACGGCTGCAAGCGGACCCAGCCGCTGAACACGTCGAAGGACAAGGTGAAGGACACGAAGGCGGCGGTGGCCGAGCCGGCGCTGGCGGCGGCGAGGGACGCCAACGCGATGAGGCGGCGGCTGCCGGACGAGCGGCAGGCGATCACGCACAAGTTCTCCATCGGTGGCCACGAGGGCTACCTGACGGTGGGCATGTACGAGGACGGCACGCCGGGCGAGCTCTTCTGCGTGATGGCGAAGGAAGGCTCGGTGGTGAGCGGCCTGATGGACAGCTTCGCGACGGCGGTGTCGCTGGCGCTGCAGTACGGAGTGCCGCTGCAGGTGCTGGTGGACAAGTTCAGCCACACGCGCTTCGAGCCGAGCGGCTTCACGGGCAACCCGGCGGTGCCGATCGCCAAGTCGATCGTGGACTACATCTTCCGGTGGCTGTCGCTGAAGTTCCTGCCGAGCGAGCAGGCCGAGGGGATGGAGGAGGCGGTGGAGAAGCAGGTGGCGGCGGAGCCGGCGAAGCCGGTGCAGGTGGCATCGGTGGCGCTGCCGATGTCGACGCCGCGGAAGACGTACCTGAACCAGGCGGACGCGCCGCCGTGCCACACGTGCGGAGAGATCATGGTGCGCAACGGGGCCTGCTACAAGTGCAGCAACTGCGGCACCACGAGCGGCTGCAGCTGA
- a CDS encoding Bax inhibitor-1/YccA family protein, whose translation MAWETSGWQTARADVGDVLVQESQRAFMSRVYGWMFAGLSITGVVAVLTAANPQFVAQIAQWRWPMFFAQLGLVFALSAMAHRLSGAVAAVMFLAYSVLTGLTFSVLFYVYTRGSLANAFLLTAGTFGAMTIFGTVTKKNLSGWATFLFMGVIGVVIASVIQAFWPSPMLNFVVGCAGVLVFAGLTAYDTQKLREMHAASGYNSAAALSIVGALTLYLDFINLFISLLRLFGARNDD comes from the coding sequence ATGGCTTGGGAAACTTCCGGATGGCAGACGGCTCGAGCCGACGTCGGTGACGTGCTCGTGCAGGAGTCGCAGCGCGCGTTCATGTCGCGCGTGTACGGCTGGATGTTCGCCGGGCTCTCCATTACTGGCGTGGTGGCGGTCCTCACCGCCGCCAATCCGCAGTTCGTGGCGCAGATCGCCCAGTGGCGCTGGCCGATGTTCTTCGCGCAGCTCGGTCTGGTGTTCGCCCTGTCGGCGATGGCCCACCGGCTCTCCGGCGCGGTGGCCGCGGTGATGTTCCTCGCCTACTCGGTGCTCACCGGGCTCACCTTCTCGGTGCTCTTCTACGTGTACACACGGGGCTCACTCGCCAACGCGTTCCTGCTGACCGCGGGCACCTTCGGCGCCATGACCATCTTCGGGACGGTCACCAAGAAGAACCTGAGTGGCTGGGCCACCTTCCTCTTCATGGGTGTCATCGGCGTGGTCATCGCCAGCGTCATCCAGGCCTTCTGGCCCAGCCCGATGCTGAACTTCGTGGTGGGCTGCGCGGGCGTGCTCGTCTTCGCGGGCCTCACCGCGTACGACACCCAGAAGCTGCGCGAGATGCACGCCGCCTCGGGTTACAACTCGGCCGCCGCGCTGAGCATCGTCGGCGCGCTGACGCTGTACCTGGATTTCATCAACCTCTTCATCTCGCTGCTGCGCCTCTTCGGCGCTCGCAACGACGACTAG